A single window of [Clostridium] hylemonae DSM 15053 DNA harbors:
- a CDS encoding DUF2610 domain-containing protein — protein sequence MITKTFRLPAETLKKLEELAQKNNISLNNLIIQCCEYALENLEPCAEEKSSGENPDAKKS from the coding sequence ATGATTACAAAGACATTTCGTTTACCTGCCGAGACTCTGAAAAAACTGGAAGAGCTTGCGCAAAAAAATAATATATCATTGAACAATCTCATTATTCAGTGCTGTGAGTATGCGCTGGAGAATCTGGAGCCCTGCGCGGAAGAAAAAAGCAGCGGTGAAAATCCTGATGCGAAAAAATCTTAA
- a CDS encoding superinfection immunity protein, giving the protein MDSTASLGFAGIFLIIIGIAAYFIPTIIAFKKERDNKVSILALNLLLGWSMIGWVVSLVWALKEA; this is encoded by the coding sequence ATGGACTCAACAGCATCATTAGGATTTGCAGGAATTTTTCTCATAATTATTGGAATTGCTGCCTATTTTATACCGACAATTATTGCATTCAAAAAAGAAAGAGATAATAAGGTGTCAATACTGGCGTTGAACCTGCTGCTGGGCTGGTCGATGATCGGCTGGGTAGTATCTCTTGTCTGGGCATTAAAAGAAGCGTAG
- a CDS encoding patatin-like phospholipase family protein — protein sequence MPDRDKKEARQKPKTGLVLSGGMLKGAYQIGALRNIRERFAGLPFSFISAASIGALNSYAFLTDRLDMAEQLWQESAAHHSELTRLVKSSYIDEVISAIYKPGNLPSDFYVPLFNSGRHSLEYVLMNGLESEEIRLGLKAGVSLPPFQSGVRLRGESYYDGALIDNIPVGPLLEKELDYIICIYFDNRNYIFENVEFDKKVIKLNFSGDSFIKSSFWADTGEIREMMNIGYEKTDMLLEKVFRRGVDDVSYIIEKNIWLNKAYSGEKTRLSGDVVVNRLNKVARKFVKMGTVQTRRKE from the coding sequence GTGCCGGACAGAGATAAAAAGGAGGCCAGGCAGAAGCCAAAGACAGGACTTGTATTGTCCGGAGGCATGCTAAAGGGGGCGTATCAGATCGGAGCCCTTCGGAATATAAGGGAGAGATTTGCCGGACTGCCTTTCAGCTTCATCAGCGCTGCTTCGATAGGCGCTTTGAACTCGTATGCGTTTCTCACGGACCGGCTCGACATGGCTGAGCAGTTATGGCAGGAAAGCGCGGCTCATCATTCAGAGTTGACGAGACTTGTGAAAAGTTCATATATTGATGAAGTGATCAGTGCTATATATAAGCCTGGCAATTTGCCGTCAGATTTCTATGTACCGCTGTTTAATTCGGGCAGACATAGTCTGGAATACGTGCTTATGAACGGCCTGGAAAGTGAGGAGATCAGACTGGGCCTCAAGGCCGGAGTGTCCCTTCCTCCCTTTCAGTCTGGCGTCAGACTGCGGGGAGAGAGCTATTATGACGGGGCTTTAATAGACAATATTCCGGTCGGTCCCCTCCTGGAGAAGGAATTAGATTATATTATATGCATCTACTTTGATAACAGAAATTACATATTTGAAAACGTGGAATTTGATAAAAAAGTAATTAAGCTGAATTTTTCCGGCGACAGTTTTATAAAATCATCGTTTTGGGCGGATACAGGAGAGATTCGGGAGATGATGAACATCGGCTATGAAAAGACGGATATGCTTCTGGAGAAAGTGTTTAGACGGGGAGTGGATGATGTAAGTTATATAATTGAAAAAAATATATGGCTCAATAAAGCTTATTCCGGAGAGAAAACAAGACTGAGCGGGGACGTTGTTGTAAACAGGCTCAATAAAGTGGCGAGAAAGTTTGTGAAAATGGGAACGGTACAGACAAGGAGAAAGGAATGA
- a CDS encoding superinfection immunity protein produces MEDKGHFKRPWIGIVMGIIIIFLLVIYMLPSIIASCKNHLELKAVLCVNVFLGITGIGWITALIWAISDSRVHYLKKNKEKLETGLISLQEYEENLKKIDKK; encoded by the coding sequence GTGGAAGATAAAGGTCACTTTAAAAGACCTTGGATTGGAATAGTTATGGGTATTATAATCATTTTCCTTCTAGTGATTTACATGCTGCCGAGTATAATCGCGTCCTGTAAAAATCATCTGGAATTAAAAGCAGTATTATGCGTAAATGTCTTTCTGGGGATTACAGGTATAGGCTGGATCACAGCCCTGATCTGGGCTATATCTGATTCAAGGGTGCATTATTTGAAAAAGAATAAAGAGAAGTTGGAAACAGGTTTGATCAGTCTGCAGGAATATGAAGAAAACTTGAAAAAAATAGACAAAAAGTAA
- a CDS encoding argininosuccinate synthase, giving the protein MKEKVVLAYSGGLDTTAIIPWLKENFDYEVICCCVDCGQGEELDGLEERAKLSGASKLYIEDIVDDFCDNYVVPCVQAHAVYENKYLLGTSMARPAIAKKLVEIARKEGATAICHGATGKGNDQIRFELGIKALAPDIKIIAPWRMTDVWTMDSREDEIEYCRQHGIDLPFDASQSYSRDRNLWHISHEGLELEDPANEPNYEHLLVLGVTPEKAPDEGEYVTMTFEKGVPKSINGESMKVSDIIRKLNELGGKHGIGICDIVENRVVGMKSRGVYETPGGTILYEAHQQLEELVLDRATYETKEEMGNKLSQIVYEGKWFTPLREAVQAFIESTQEYVTGEVKFKLYKGNIIKAGTTSPYSLYSESLASFTTGELYDHHDAEGFINLFGLPLKVRALKMQETDKK; this is encoded by the coding sequence ATGAAAGAAAAAGTTGTATTGGCGTATTCCGGCGGTCTTGACACCACTGCCATCATCCCTTGGTTAAAGGAAAATTTTGACTACGAGGTGATCTGCTGCTGCGTTGACTGCGGGCAGGGCGAGGAGCTGGACGGTCTGGAGGAGAGGGCGAAGCTTTCCGGCGCTTCCAAGTTATATATTGAAGATATTGTGGACGATTTCTGCGATAATTATGTAGTTCCATGCGTGCAGGCACATGCTGTCTACGAAAACAAATATCTGCTCGGCACATCCATGGCGCGTCCGGCCATCGCAAAGAAGCTTGTGGAAATCGCAAGAAAAGAAGGAGCCACCGCTATCTGCCACGGCGCGACGGGAAAAGGCAACGACCAGATCCGCTTTGAACTTGGCATCAAGGCACTTGCTCCTGATATTAAGATCATAGCGCCCTGGAGGATGACAGATGTATGGACAATGGATTCCCGCGAGGACGAGATCGAATATTGCAGGCAGCACGGCATCGACCTTCCGTTCGACGCAAGTCAGAGCTACAGCCGCGACCGCAACTTATGGCACATCAGCCATGAAGGTCTTGAACTGGAAGATCCTGCTAATGAACCAAACTATGAACATCTGCTCGTACTCGGCGTCACACCGGAGAAAGCGCCGGATGAGGGCGAATATGTGACCATGACATTTGAAAAAGGTGTTCCAAAGAGCATCAACGGCGAATCTATGAAAGTGTCTGACATCATCCGCAAATTGAACGAACTTGGCGGAAAGCACGGCATCGGAATCTGTGATATCGTGGAAAACCGTGTCGTAGGAATGAAATCCCGCGGCGTATACGAGACACCGGGCGGAACGATTCTCTACGAGGCGCACCAGCAGCTTGAAGAGCTCGTATTAGACCGCGCTACATATGAGACAAAGGAAGAGATGGGCAACAAGCTGTCCCAGATCGTATATGAAGGAAAATGGTTCACACCTCTGCGCGAGGCTGTGCAGGCCTTTATCGAAAGCACACAGGAATATGTGACAGGAGAAGTAAAGTTCAAGCTCTACAAAGGTAATATTATCAAAGCCGGCACGACTTCCCCATATTCCCTGTACAGCGAATCACTGGCAAGCTTTACGACAGGCGAGCTGTATGACCACCACGACGCAGAAGGATTCATTAATCTGTTCGGCCTTCCGCTCAAAGTGCGCGCGCTGAAGATGCAGGAAACAGATAAGAAATAA
- the proB gene encoding glutamate 5-kinase: MDFRQALKEKKKIVIKIGTSTITYPETGNINLDKLEKFVRILINLRNKGREVIVVSSGAVGIGRNVLGFTKRPKEKDVRQACAAVGQGRLMMMYEKLFAEYSQLTAQVLLTKESITNEVCAANARNTFDRLAAMNVVPIVNENDAISVDEELYGNFGDNDTMAAHVAALVEADLLILMSDIEGLYTDDPKDNPYARFVHTVGKIDRELEEMGKGAGTAVGTGGMATKIEAAKIATGAGADMVIASGDNIYTINDIMAGKKIGTLFLSCGSGYTGKNELAPEREQFRRQAKRMKKEAVRKDTSEKDTSEKDRSIKQVELGGAYYGLRAGNW; encoded by the coding sequence ATGGATTTCAGACAGGCATTAAAAGAAAAAAAGAAAATTGTGATTAAAATAGGAACGTCGACGATCACCTATCCGGAGACTGGAAATATCAATCTGGATAAACTTGAAAAGTTTGTGCGCATACTGATCAATCTGCGGAACAAAGGCAGGGAGGTCATTGTCGTGTCCTCCGGAGCCGTCGGCATCGGCAGGAATGTACTCGGATTTACAAAAAGGCCAAAGGAAAAGGACGTCCGTCAGGCATGTGCTGCCGTCGGACAGGGCCGGCTTATGATGATGTACGAGAAGCTTTTCGCAGAATACAGCCAGCTGACCGCCCAGGTGCTGCTGACGAAGGAGTCTATTACGAATGAAGTGTGCGCGGCAAATGCACGGAACACATTTGACCGGCTGGCGGCTATGAATGTGGTGCCGATCGTCAACGAGAACGACGCCATATCCGTGGATGAAGAACTGTATGGCAACTTTGGCGACAACGACACGATGGCGGCTCATGTGGCTGCGCTTGTCGAGGCGGATCTGCTCATACTGATGTCGGATATAGAGGGGCTTTATACGGATGACCCGAAAGATAATCCGTATGCCCGGTTTGTGCACACGGTAGGAAAGATCGACAGGGAGCTGGAGGAGATGGGGAAGGGAGCAGGAACGGCCGTCGGGACCGGAGGAATGGCAACGAAGATCGAGGCGGCGAAGATAGCCACAGGCGCCGGGGCGGATATGGTGATCGCAAGCGGAGACAACATTTATACGATCAATGACATTATGGCAGGAAAGAAGATAGGAACGCTGTTTCTGTCCTGCGGCAGCGGATACACCGGCAAGAATGAACTGGCTCCGGAGAGAGAGCAGTTCCGCAGGCAGGCAAAGCGGATGAAGAAAGAGGCGGTGCGGAAAGATACTTCAGAAAAAGATACTTCAGAAAAAGACAGGTCGATAAAGCAGGTTGAATTGGGAGGAGCATATTATGGGTTACGTGCAGGAAATTGGTAG
- a CDS encoding glutamate-5-semialdehyde dehydrogenase: protein MGYVQEIGRKAKEASKKVQFFGQSEKNEGLEAVARELRQQMGYLLVENDKDVKNARAAGMKPALIDRLLLTSQRIQAMSEGLEQIAMLEDPVGQMERVKIRPNGLQIGQRRVPLGVVGIIYESRPNVTADAFGLCFKTGNSVILRGGSDAIHSNKAIVKVIRDGLAKEKLPADAVLLLEDTDRAAVTEMMRMKEYIDVLIPRGGAGLIASVVENSTVPVIETGTGNCHIFVDESADLKMAVDIIENAKTQRPGVCNACESIVVHSSIADKAVPLIYERLHQKQVEIRGDERAVAIEAGIVPADEEDWGTEYLDAILSLKTVDTIEEAIEHINRYNTGHSEAIITKDYDNALKFQNEIDAAAVYVNASTRFTDGHEFGFGAEIGISTQKLHARGPMGLEALTTVKYIISGNGQTRP from the coding sequence ATGGGTTACGTGCAGGAAATTGGTAGAAAAGCAAAAGAGGCATCAAAAAAGGTACAGTTCTTCGGGCAGTCGGAGAAAAATGAAGGACTGGAGGCAGTGGCGCGGGAACTCAGACAACAGATGGGATACCTGCTTGTGGAAAATGATAAAGATGTGAAGAACGCGAGAGCGGCCGGGATGAAACCGGCGCTCATTGACCGCCTGCTTCTTACGAGCCAGAGAATACAGGCGATGTCGGAAGGACTAGAGCAGATAGCGATGCTGGAAGACCCGGTGGGCCAGATGGAACGTGTGAAGATACGTCCGAACGGTCTCCAGATCGGACAGCGCAGAGTGCCGCTCGGGGTTGTGGGCATCATATATGAATCCCGCCCGAATGTGACGGCGGACGCGTTCGGCCTCTGCTTTAAAACAGGAAATTCTGTTATTCTGCGGGGCGGCTCAGATGCGATCCACTCAAATAAAGCTATTGTCAAGGTGATAAGAGACGGCCTTGCAAAGGAAAAGCTTCCGGCGGACGCGGTTCTGCTGCTGGAGGATACGGACCGGGCGGCAGTCACGGAGATGATGAGGATGAAGGAATACATCGACGTGCTCATACCGCGGGGCGGTGCCGGGCTCATCGCCAGTGTGGTGGAAAACAGCACGGTGCCGGTCATTGAGACCGGAACAGGAAACTGCCATATCTTTGTAGATGAATCAGCAGACCTAAAAATGGCAGTCGACATTATCGAGAATGCGAAGACACAGCGCCCCGGCGTCTGCAACGCCTGCGAATCAATAGTCGTGCACAGCAGCATAGCCGATAAGGCTGTGCCGTTGATATATGAAAGACTTCATCAAAAACAGGTGGAGATACGGGGAGATGAGCGCGCGGTGGCGATAGAGGCGGGAATTGTGCCTGCAGATGAAGAAGACTGGGGAACAGAATATTTGGACGCCATCCTTTCCCTTAAGACCGTCGACACGATAGAAGAAGCGATAGAGCATATCAATAGATACAACACAGGGCACTCAGAGGCCATTATAACGAAAGACTATGATAATGCGCTCAAGTTTCAGAACGAAATAGATGCGGCTGCGGTATACGTCAATGCCTCTACAAGATTTACGGACGGACATGAATTTGGATTTGGAGCAGAAATAGGAATCAGCACCCAGAAACTGCATGCCAGAGGCCCGATGGGCCTAGAGGCGCTGACTACAGTAAAGTATATCATATCCGGAAACGGACAGACCCGCCCGTAG
- the argC gene encoding N-acetyl-gamma-glutamyl-phosphate reductase, which translates to MIKVGIIGATGYAGGELVRILAGHKDAQIVWYGSRSYIDREYADIYQNMFQIVEGSCLDDNMEALAEKADVIFTATPQGFCASMISGEMLGRTKVIDLSADFRIKDVPTYEKWYGIEHKSPQFVEEAVYGLCEVNREAVKSARLVANPGCYPTCSFLSVYPLAKEGMIDMSTLIIDAKSGTSGAGRGAKVDNLYCEVNENIKAYGVAGHRHTPEIEEQLGLAANEQVLLNFTPHLVPMNRGILVTAYASLKQNVTYEEVKAVYDKYYDGEKFVRVLKKDICPQTRWVEGSNYVDVNFKIDERTGRIIMMGAMDNLVKGAAGQAVQNMNLMFGLPEDEGLALVPLFP; encoded by the coding sequence ATGATAAAGGTAGGAATTATCGGCGCCACCGGGTACGCCGGCGGGGAATTGGTGAGAATCTTAGCGGGGCATAAGGACGCGCAGATCGTGTGGTATGGCTCGAGAAGTTACATAGACAGGGAGTACGCGGATATTTATCAGAATATGTTTCAGATCGTGGAGGGCAGTTGTCTCGATGATAATATGGAGGCTCTGGCAGAGAAAGCGGATGTGATTTTCACTGCCACCCCGCAGGGATTCTGTGCTTCGATGATCAGCGGGGAGATGCTCGGGAGGACGAAAGTGATCGACCTGAGTGCGGACTTCCGCATTAAGGATGTGCCGACGTATGAGAAATGGTACGGGATAGAGCATAAGAGCCCGCAGTTTGTAGAGGAAGCAGTGTACGGCCTGTGCGAGGTGAACCGGGAGGCGGTGAAGAGCGCCAGGCTTGTAGCCAATCCGGGCTGTTATCCGACCTGTTCCTTTTTGTCCGTCTATCCGCTGGCGAAAGAAGGCATGATAGATATGAGCACGCTGATCATCGATGCCAAGTCCGGGACATCAGGCGCCGGCCGCGGAGCCAAGGTCGACAATCTGTACTGTGAAGTGAATGAAAATATAAAGGCATACGGCGTGGCCGGGCACAGACATACGCCTGAGATAGAGGAACAGCTCGGCCTTGCCGCCAATGAGCAGGTGCTGCTGAACTTTACCCCGCACCTTGTTCCGATGAACAGAGGGATCCTGGTGACCGCATATGCGTCTCTGAAGCAAAATGTTACGTATGAGGAAGTCAAAGCAGTATATGACAAATATTACGACGGTGAAAAGTTTGTCCGTGTGCTTAAGAAGGATATATGCCCTCAGACGAGATGGGTGGAAGGCAGCAATTATGTAGATGTAAACTTTAAGATCGATGAAAGGACAGGGCGTATCATCATGATGGGCGCCATGGACAATCTCGTCAAAGGCGCCGCCGGCCAGGCGGTGCAGAATATGAATCTGATGTTCGGGCTTCCCGAGGACGAGGGACTTGCACTTGTCCCCCTGTTCCCGTAA
- a CDS encoding GNAT family N-acetyltransferase — protein sequence MVRIMTIEDYDGVYALWTKIRGFGLRSVDDSREGVERFLKRNPTTSVVAVEDGKVVGSILCGHDGRRGCLYHVCVDEDYRRRGIGRAMVGMAMEALKKEEISKVSLIAFTKNDVGNAFWNTIGWTRRLDLNYYDFVLNEKNITAFIGQ from the coding sequence ATGGTCAGGATAATGACGATTGAGGATTATGACGGCGTGTATGCCCTCTGGACAAAAATCCGCGGTTTCGGCCTGCGCAGCGTGGACGATTCCAGAGAGGGCGTGGAACGCTTTTTGAAGAGAAACCCTACGACAAGTGTAGTGGCCGTGGAGGACGGCAAAGTGGTAGGAAGCATCCTGTGCGGGCACGACGGGCGGCGCGGGTGTCTGTACCACGTCTGTGTAGATGAAGACTACAGGCGCCGGGGCATCGGCAGAGCCATGGTGGGCATGGCCATGGAGGCGCTGAAGAAAGAAGAGATCAGCAAAGTATCTCTTATTGCCTTCACTAAAAATGACGTTGGAAATGCATTTTGGAATACGATCGGCTGGACGAGACGTCTTGACTTGAATTATTATGATTTTGTATTAAATGAAAAAAATATCACAGCATTTATCGGACAGTAG
- the argJ gene encoding bifunctional glutamate N-acetyltransferase/amino-acid acetyltransferase ArgJ, whose amino-acid sequence MDIIKGGVTAAKGFEAAAAAAGIKYKDRTDMALVYSQAPCEAAGTFTQNVVKAAPVKWDQKVVKSGSKVQAVIVNSGIANACTGAEGYGYCEDTAVAAAEALGISGDGVVIGSTGVIGKQIPIEKLTAGIKVLAEKKNDSLENGTQAARAIMTTDTFEKELAVTLKVGGKTVTIGGMAKGSGMIHPNMCTMLAFITTDADITKEALQKALSGDVDDTYNMISVDGDTSTNDTVLLLANGLAGNPQIRYGSEDYKAFAEALHVVNEYLAKKIAGDGEGATALFEVKAVGCESTEQARLLAKSIVCSNLTKTAIAGHDANWGRILCAMGYSGAQFDPEKVDLFFESRAGKIQIIENGTAVDYSEAEATKILSEPEVTATADVKLGSSSATAWGCDLTHGYIEINADYRS is encoded by the coding sequence ATGGATATTATCAAAGGCGGAGTCACCGCGGCGAAAGGGTTTGAGGCGGCAGCAGCGGCGGCAGGGATCAAGTATAAAGACAGAACAGACATGGCGCTCGTGTACAGCCAGGCCCCGTGCGAAGCGGCGGGGACATTCACACAGAATGTCGTAAAGGCGGCCCCGGTGAAATGGGACCAGAAGGTCGTAAAAAGCGGCAGCAAAGTACAGGCGGTCATCGTCAATTCCGGTATCGCCAACGCCTGCACCGGCGCGGAAGGATACGGCTACTGCGAGGACACGGCGGTGGCAGCGGCAGAGGCCCTCGGGATATCCGGCGACGGCGTAGTGATCGGTTCCACCGGAGTGATCGGGAAGCAGATCCCCATTGAAAAACTGACGGCAGGTATCAAAGTGCTGGCGGAAAAGAAAAACGACAGTCTGGAAAACGGTACCCAGGCGGCCAGAGCGATCATGACGACAGATACATTTGAAAAAGAACTGGCCGTTACGCTCAAGGTGGGAGGAAAGACGGTAACTATCGGCGGAATGGCAAAAGGTTCCGGCATGATCCACCCGAACATGTGCACGATGCTGGCGTTCATCACGACAGACGCGGACATTACAAAGGAAGCGCTGCAGAAAGCACTGAGCGGGGATGTAGATGATACATACAATATGATATCCGTAGACGGGGATACATCGACCAATGACACGGTACTGCTGCTGGCAAACGGACTGGCGGGCAATCCGCAGATCCGGTACGGAAGCGAAGACTACAAAGCCTTTGCCGAGGCGCTCCATGTGGTCAACGAATATCTGGCCAAAAAGATAGCCGGCGACGGAGAAGGGGCAACCGCACTTTTTGAAGTAAAGGCGGTCGGCTGCGAGAGCACAGAACAGGCCCGGTTACTGGCGAAATCCATCGTATGTTCCAATCTTACGAAGACGGCCATCGCAGGACATGATGCCAACTGGGGCAGGATCTTATGTGCCATGGGATACTCCGGCGCGCAGTTTGACCCGGAAAAGGTAGATTTATTCTTTGAGAGCAGAGCAGGAAAGATACAGATCATAGAAAATGGAACCGCAGTAGATTACAGCGAGGCAGAGGCGACAAAGATACTCTCCGAACCGGAGGTGACGGCCACCGCAGACGTGAAGCTTGGCAGCAGCAGCGCCACCGCGTGGGGATGCGACCTGACACACGGCTACATAGAGATCAACGCCGACTACAGAAGCTGA
- the argB gene encoding acetylglutamate kinase, with translation MNKGMQKYLDKAEVLIEALPYIQRFNRKIIVVKYGGSAMVDEDLKEQVIKDVTLLKLVGFKPIIVHGGGKEISRWVGKVGMEPEFVNGLRVTDEATMELAEMVLGKVNKSLVQLVESLGVRAIGISGKDGGLLTVDKKLADGEDIGFVGEIKKVNADILYDLLEKDFLPIICPVGLDDSFNTYNINADDAACAIARAMRAEKLAFLTDIEGVYKDPHDPETLISELKVSEARNLMNEGYIGGGMLPKLHNCIDAIEHGVSRVHILDGRIPHCLLLEIFTNRGIGTAILNDSEERYFYGE, from the coding sequence ATGAACAAAGGTATGCAGAAATATCTGGATAAAGCGGAAGTCCTCATCGAAGCACTTCCTTATATCCAGAGGTTTAACCGTAAGATCATCGTCGTAAAATACGGCGGCAGCGCCATGGTGGATGAGGACCTGAAAGAACAGGTCATCAAAGATGTGACCCTGCTTAAGCTCGTCGGCTTCAAGCCGATCATTGTCCACGGCGGGGGCAAGGAGATCAGCAGGTGGGTCGGCAAGGTCGGCATGGAACCGGAGTTCGTGAACGGCCTGCGGGTGACGGACGAGGCGACGATGGAGCTGGCTGAGATGGTGCTCGGCAAGGTGAATAAGAGCCTTGTGCAGCTTGTAGAAAGTCTTGGCGTCCGTGCGATCGGCATCAGCGGTAAAGACGGAGGTCTTCTCACAGTAGACAAGAAGCTGGCCGACGGAGAAGATATCGGATTTGTGGGAGAGATCAAAAAAGTAAATGCGGATATTCTGTACGATCTGCTGGAGAAGGATTTCCTCCCGATCATATGCCCGGTCGGGCTGGACGACAGTTTTAATACATACAATATCAATGCCGATGATGCGGCCTGTGCCATCGCAAGAGCCATGCGGGCGGAAAAACTGGCGTTTCTTACAGATATCGAAGGCGTGTATAAAGATCCCCATGACCCGGAGACACTTATCTCAGAACTGAAAGTGTCAGAGGCGCGCAATTTGATGAATGAAGGATATATCGGAGGCGGCATGCTCCCGAAGCTTCACAACTGCATCGATGCCATAGAACACGGGGTATCGAGGGTCCATATCCTGGACGGAAGGATCCCGCACTGCCTTCTTCTGGAAATATTCACGAACAGAGGAATTGGAACAGCCATATTAAATGACAGCGAAGAACGCTATTTCTACGGAGAATAA
- a CDS encoding aspartate aminotransferase family protein, with translation MKNQYIADTDTNLVHTYNRFPVVLERGEGVYLYDEKGKKYLDFAAGIAVSSLGYGNREFNDALKEQIDSLIHSSNLYYNTTCGKAAKALGRITEMDRVFFTNSGTEAIEGALKASRKYAYKKQTGRCEFIAMKDSFHGRSMGALSVTEHEAYRAPFEPLIPGVSFAEFNNLESVRALVTDKTCAVILEPLQGEGGINRADEAFMQGIRKLCDEEGILMICDEIQCGMGRTGTMFAWQGYGTKPDIIAMAKAIGGGVPVGAFAMTEEVARYSLEPGDHGTTYGGNPFVCAAVAKTVEIFEREKLTEHVKEMGRYLTAQLEALKETCDMILEVRGTGLIQGIRLKKPVGETVQAAIKEGLLVISARSDVIRLVPPLVIEKEHIDEMIEKLKKVL, from the coding sequence ATGAAAAATCAGTATATAGCAGATACGGATACAAATCTCGTTCATACATACAACCGTTTTCCGGTTGTGCTGGAAAGAGGAGAGGGCGTGTATCTATACGACGAAAAAGGGAAGAAATACCTTGATTTTGCCGCAGGTATCGCGGTCTCTTCCCTCGGGTACGGCAACAGAGAGTTCAACGATGCTCTGAAAGAACAGATAGACAGCCTGATCCACTCGTCAAACCTGTATTACAATACAACGTGCGGAAAAGCAGCCAAGGCGCTTGGGCGCATCACGGAAATGGACCGGGTGTTCTTTACGAACAGCGGGACGGAGGCCATCGAAGGAGCGCTTAAGGCGTCGAGAAAATACGCTTATAAAAAGCAGACCGGCCGCTGTGAGTTTATAGCCATGAAAGATTCCTTCCACGGCAGAAGCATGGGCGCGCTTTCCGTCACAGAACACGAGGCGTACCGTGCGCCGTTTGAACCGCTTATTCCGGGCGTGTCCTTTGCAGAGTTCAACAACCTGGAAAGCGTCAGGGCACTTGTGACAGACAAGACGTGTGCAGTCATTCTGGAGCCTCTCCAGGGGGAGGGCGGAATAAACAGAGCCGATGAAGCGTTCATGCAGGGCATCCGCAAGCTCTGTGATGAGGAGGGGATCCTCATGATCTGCGATGAGATCCAGTGCGGCATGGGCCGTACCGGAACGATGTTTGCATGGCAGGGCTACGGTACAAAGCCGGATATCATCGCGATGGCGAAAGCCATCGGAGGCGGGGTGCCGGTCGGAGCGTTCGCCATGACAGAGGAAGTCGCCCGTTATTCCCTTGAGCCAGGAGACCACGGAACGACATACGGAGGCAACCCGTTTGTGTGCGCCGCGGTGGCAAAGACGGTAGAGATCTTTGAGAGAGAAAAACTGACAGAACATGTGAAAGAGATGGGGCGCTACCTGACCGCACAACTGGAAGCGCTTAAAGAGACGTGCGATATGATATTGGAAGTGAGAGGAACAGGGCTGATCCAGGGTATCCGGCTTAAGAAGCCGGTCGGAGAGACTGTGCAGGCCGCCATCAAAGAAGGGCTTCTTGTCATCAGCGCGAGAAGCGATGTCATCCGTCTCGTGCCGCCGCTTGTCATCGAGAAAGAACATATCGATGAAATGATCGAAAAACTGAAGAAGGTGTTATAA
- a CDS encoding DMT family transporter, which yields MIGFFIALLSGALMSVQGVFNTQVTKTTGMWVSNGWVQLSAFALCLVAWLIAGRDNVMTLAKVEPKYVLLGGVIGAGITWTVIKSMEQLGPAKAALLIVISQLIIAYVIELFGLFGVDKQPLEWRRVIGMAIALIGVAIFQWK from the coding sequence ATGATTGGTTTTTTCATAGCTCTGCTGTCCGGAGCGTTAATGAGCGTGCAGGGAGTGTTCAATACACAGGTGACGAAGACGACCGGAATGTGGGTGAGCAACGGCTGGGTACAGCTGAGTGCCTTTGCCCTCTGCCTTGTGGCATGGCTTATCGCAGGCAGGGACAATGTTATGACACTTGCGAAGGTAGAACCGAAATACGTACTGCTCGGAGGCGTCATAGGCGCCGGGATCACATGGACGGTGATCAAGAGCATGGAGCAGCTGGGGCCGGCAAAAGCGGCGCTGCTCATTGTCATCTCCCAGCTTATCATTGCGTATGTGATAGAATTGTTCGGCCTGTTCGGAGTCGATAAACAGCCATTAGAGTGGCGCCGTGTGATCGGTATGGCGATCGCACTGATTGGAGTTGCAATTTTTCAATGGAAATAG